In bacterium, one DNA window encodes the following:
- a CDS encoding cobalamin-binding protein has protein sequence MRYFIYRYWPVVFLLLVGAQGCDRSSHTQRQDGRVMTDDLGRSVRFASVPKRIVSLAPSLTETVFAVGADSLLVGVTSLCNYPPRADDLPEVGDLLHPDVERILALDPDLVLISVEGNTHAVFEQLNRVGLQLFVSNPRTLDGICKSVRDIGGITGRDSVARRVVDSLHAVADTLRSQQTAQPPSLLMLVGTQPIMAAGGGSFLDEIIALGGAKNAAKATPGNYPVLNREEVLRMNPDMLLYPDDMHLNMRDLLQRFPEWRRLSAVSGKRLHPVDADIFLRPGPRAYLAAWQLHQLIARDGE, from the coding sequence TTGCGTTATTTCATCTACAGGTACTGGCCGGTCGTATTCCTGCTTCTTGTTGGAGCGCAGGGCTGCGACCGGTCCTCGCATACACAGCGGCAGGACGGAAGGGTGATGACCGACGATCTCGGCCGCAGCGTCCGGTTCGCGTCCGTGCCGAAGCGCATTGTCTCCCTGGCCCCGAGCCTGACGGAGACGGTGTTCGCTGTCGGAGCCGACAGCCTGCTGGTGGGCGTGACATCACTCTGCAATTATCCTCCTCGCGCCGACGACCTGCCGGAAGTCGGTGATCTGCTGCACCCTGATGTCGAGCGCATCCTGGCGCTCGATCCGGATCTCGTGCTGATATCCGTCGAGGGAAACACGCATGCCGTGTTCGAACAGCTCAACCGTGTGGGACTGCAGTTATTTGTCTCAAACCCCCGCACACTGGATGGGATCTGCAAGAGTGTGCGCGATATCGGCGGCATCACTGGCAGGGACAGCGTGGCGCGTCGTGTCGTCGATTCCCTTCATGCGGTCGCCGATACCCTTCGTTCGCAGCAGACGGCGCAGCCGCCCTCCCTTCTCATGCTCGTGGGAACGCAGCCGATCATGGCGGCCGGCGGAGGAAGTTTTCTCGACGAGATCATAGCGCTCGGTGGGGCGAAAAATGCCGCGAAAGCGACTCCCGGGAATTACCCAGTCCTGAACAGGGAAGAAGTACTGCGGATGAATCCCGACATGCTTCTCTACCCCGACGACATGCATCTCAACATGCGGGATCTGTTGCAGCGCTTCCCGGAATGGCGCCGTCTCAGCGCCGTCTCGGGCAAACGGCTGCATCCTGTTGATGCTGACATCTTTCTCCGTCCCGGTCCGCGAGCATACCTTGCGGCATGGCAGCTTCATCAGCTCATTGCTCGGGATGGGGAATAA